The DNA window GGGCGGTGCCTTGTTCTTTGAGACCGAAACAGGACGTGGCAGGATGGATCTCCTCATCACGCACGAGAGAGAAAAGTATATTGTTGAGACAAAGATTTGGCGCGGGGATAGCCGTTATCAGGCAGGCAAAAGACAACTTGCTGCATATCTCAAATTGGAAGGTGTTGGGCAAGGATACTATGTTGTTTTTGATCATCGGAGAAATCCAGAACCGAGAGTAGAGACACAAGAGTTAGATGGCGTAACAGTTCGGAGTTACGTGATTCCTGTCATGCAAAAACAACCCTCATCATAATAAAAGCCTGAATCGGGTCATCTTCGCTTGCTAAGAACAAAACGATTTGTGCAAGCAAGCTGTGATCGTGGTTACCCAAGGAGGACAACTTATGGAGTCATCGGAAAAAAATAAGGCGTATTGGCGAAAGAATTTGCAATACCTTGCTATTTTATTGGGGATTTGGTTTATCACCTCGTATCTCTGCTCAATTGTGTTTGTTGATCAGTTGGATAAAATCCAAATCAAGGGTTATCGTCTCGGTTTTTATTTTGCGCAACAGGCATCAATCTGGATTTTCGTTGAGCTGATCTTTGTCTATGCCTGGTTAATGAACCGTTTGGACAAAAAGTATCAAACTCCCGAAGAAGCGGAGGATCCACAATAAACATGAACGTACAAGCATGGACTTTCGTGATGGTTGGACTCTCCTTCACACTGTATATCGGCGTTGCACTTTGGTCGAAAGCACGCTCGACGGGTGATTTCTATGTTGCAGGGAGTAATGTACATCCGGTTGTCAACGGCATGGCGACGGCAGCAGACTGGATGAGTGCTGCCTCTTTCATCGCAATGGCAGGGATGATCTCCTTTATGGGACGCGACGGTTCCGTCTATTTGCTCGGATGGACAGGTGGCTACGTCCTGCTGGCGTTGTTGTTGGCACCCTACCTCCGCAAATTCGGTAAGTATACGGTCCCTGACTTCGTCGGTGACCGGTATTATTCACAATTGGCTCGGATTGTCGCTGTGGTGTGTGCAATTTTTGTCTCGTTTACTTATGTTGCAGGACAGATGCAGGGTGTTGGCATTGTCTTTTCCCGGTTTCTGAGTGTCAATGTTGAAACCGGCGTGCTTATCGGTATGGGAGTTGTATTCTTTTACGCTGTACTTGGCGGTATGAAGGGTATTACCTACACGCAGGTCGCACAATACTGTGTGCTGATTTTTGCCTATCTCGTTCCTGCGATTTTTATCTCTATCCTTATTACAGGCAATGCGATCCCTCAACTTGGGTTGATGGGGAAAGTGGCAGATGGTTCAGGATTATATCTCTTGGATCGGCTCAACGGTTTGAACGAGGAGTTGGGGTTTAACCTATATACCGATGGCAGTAAAGCGACGATTGATGTCTTTTTTATCACGGCAGCGTTGATGCTGGGGACAGCCGGACTTCCACACGTGATTATCCGATTTTATACAGTGCCAAAAGCCTCGGAGGCACGAATTTCTGCGGGCTGGGCACTGCTGTTCATCGCTAT is part of the Candidatus Poribacteria bacterium genome and encodes:
- a CDS encoding DUF4212 domain-containing protein, giving the protein MESSEKNKAYWRKNLQYLAILLGIWFITSYLCSIVFVDQLDKIQIKGYRLGFYFAQQASIWIFVELIFVYAWLMNRLDKKYQTPEEAEDPQ
- a CDS encoding cation acetate symporter codes for the protein MNVQAWTFVMVGLSFTLYIGVALWSKARSTGDFYVAGSNVHPVVNGMATAADWMSAASFIAMAGMISFMGRDGSVYLLGWTGGYVLLALLLAPYLRKFGKYTVPDFVGDRYYSQLARIVAVVCAIFVSFTYVAGQMQGVGIVFSRFLSVNVETGVLIGMGVVFFYAVLGGMKGITYTQVAQYCVLIFAYLVPAIFISILITGNAIPQLGLMGKVADGSGLYLLDRLNGLNEELGFNLYTDGSKATIDVFFITAALMLGTAGLPHVIIRFYTVPKASEARISAGWALLFIAILYTTAPAVAVFARTNLLKTVRYEQNGVLTDVRYEDVPEWFKNWEATGLITFDDLNSDGRIQYRGPKSDVANELEINRDIMVLANPEIAKLPNWIVGLVAAGGLAAALSTAAGLLLVISTAVAHDLLKGSIARGLSEKQELTAARIAAGVAVCIAGYFGINPPGFVAQVVAFAFGLAASSFFPAIVMGIFSKRMNKAGAVSGMIVGITFTAAYIIYFKFISPNLNTSEHWWWGISPEGIGTVGMVLNFVVSIGVAALTPPPPDEVQALVEDIRVP